A single region of the Salvia miltiorrhiza cultivar Shanhuang (shh) chromosome 8, IMPLAD_Smil_shh, whole genome shotgun sequence genome encodes:
- the LOC130997373 gene encoding MYB-like transcription factor ETC3 has protein sequence MDKCSSTQKHPKIQNEASSLEWEFIKMTEQEEDIICRMHKLVGDKWELIAGRIPGRSAEEIERFWLMRNGDERKRKANNIERAPPLHVRVSSAD, from the exons ATGGATAAGTGTAGTAGCACTCAGAAGCATCCCAAGATTCAGAAtg AGGCAAGCTCTCTTGAATGGGAATTCATAAAGATGACAGAGCAAGAAGAAGATATCATATGTAGAATGCACAAGCTTGTGGGAGACAA GTGGGAGTTAATAGCAGGAAGAATTCCAGGCAGAAGTGCAGAAGAGATTGAAAGATTTTGGTTGATGAGAAATGGCGATGAGAGGAAGAGGAAAGCAAATAATATTGAGCGGGCCCCACCGCTACATGTTCGAGTTTCATCGGCCGACTAG
- the LOC130997374 gene encoding uncharacterized protein LOC130997374, whose product MESKWEVGPTNDVIQAFLDTLVAPRLPYQSSINDPPSEEGHKSIARQMHAVVLLYNYYHRKQKPELKFLDFVSFCKLALSLKPTLKPFLITIHGSEAVELNGSEDHLSVTEKAVKSACDIAMSLDASKDDPTTEGYPISTVAVLLIDSERENCLLKCDAVAEGVWSLIEKEINEFSTGQEIRAEERAGKKRKLNDHSNFLQIGFDAVKDVAGIEVSDIEVLEAHVVYSLTKEKSAAQFYMMKCNQSFDIRQRSTLDSLVESLQGPFAEKYGDTWVTTSLIEYHRLLPYAELISSWLPRKDSSVPILSDCVAQIIKNKDAQSRIPASSSDKVAAQIIKNKDAQSRIPASSSDKVAKVDGKASQRKHKHLSGGNVASPDDTDYKHRHATDVPETRHETDKVSENHVKGSLPGHSRGQPQRVARAAGASRRIKSTADFFETPVSSGGKEKMKMNLRSRNYHQSENISSTQLDANGGSSKADEITTDLLKSNDGQYRDGKLMAEDGDTSNQNGDSAVEEDAMVIEAPYNAQVENVMPSEDLQNALTLLDRKRLELYTRLCSMEDTLALYEHVSDRVRDGGEAGFARQCIEYLVSGKDHLLLQIEDPTNRQPQKHTRFSNTYLPGISSCQDLEYACCRNKWRLPRYFVLPSDGKFVADVVVHCMGAALSSKGNADPTPREARESAAAQMIEKIRARL is encoded by the exons ATGGAATCAAAATGGGAAGTAGGCCCAACAAATGATGTGATTCAGGCATTCCTCGATACTTTGGTTGCTCCGAGGTTGCCGTATCAGTCCTCCATTAACGACCCTCCTTCTGAAGAGGGTCACAAATCTATTGCAAGACAG ATGCATGCAGTTGTTTTGCTTTACAACTATTACCATAGGAAGCAGAAACCAGAGTTGAAGTTTCTAGATTTTGTATCCTTCTGTAAGCTGGCTTTGTCACTGAAGCCAACTTTGAAACCATTTTTGATAACAATCCATGGAAGTGAAGCCGTGGAGTTGAATGGTTCTGAAGATCATCTTTCAGTGACCGAGAAAGCTGTCAAAAGTGCATGTGACATAGCTATGTCGTTGGATGCATCGAAGGACGATCCAACCACAGAAGGATATCCAATATCAACAGTTGCAGTGTTGTTGATCGACTCAGAGAGAGAAAACTGCCTGCTTAAGTGTGATGCTGTCGCTGAAGGGGTGTGGTCACTTATTGAAAAAGAGATCAACGAGTTTAGCACAGGTCAAGAAATACGGGCAGAAGAAAGAGCAGGTAAGAAGAGGAAATTAAATGATCATAGTAACTTTCTGCAGATCGGGTTTGATGCTGTGAAGGACGTTGCAG GCATCGAAGTTTCTGACATTGAGGTGTTGGAGGCTCATGTTGTGTACTCATTGACCAAGGAGAAGTCAGCTGCTCAGTTTTATATGATGAAATGTAACCAGTCGTTCGACATAAGGCAGAGATCGACTCTTGATTCTCTTGTTGAGAG TTTGCAGGGCCCTTTTGCAGAAAAATATGGTGATACTTGGGTGACTACCTCACTCATTGAGTATCATCGCTTGCTTCCTTATGCAGAGTTGATCTCTAGCTGGCTTCCAAG GAAAGATTCATCCGTGCCTATTCTAAGCGACTGCGTTGCTCAAATCATCAAGAACAAGGATGCACAGAGCAGAATACCTGCTTCGTCTTCTGACAAAGTAGCTGCTCAAATCATCAAGAACAAGGATGCACAAAGCAGAATACCTGCTTCGTCTTCTGACAAAGTAGCTAAAGTTGATGGCAAAGCCTCTCAAAGGAAACACAAGCATTTGTCTGGTGGCAATGTGGCAAGTCCCGATGATACAGATTATAAACACAGGCATGCCACCGATGTGCCTGAGACCAGACATGAAACTGATAAAGTCAGTGAAAACCACGTGAAAGGTTCGTTGCCTGGCCATTCAAGAGGGCAGCCTCAACGTGTAGCTAGAGCTGCTGGTGCCTCGCGAAGGATAAAGAGTACGGCTGACTTTTTCGAAACTCCTGTTTCAAGTGGGGGAAAagagaagatgaagatgaactTGAGATCGAGAAATTATCATCAGAGTGAGAACATTTCTTCTACACAACTCGATGCAAATGGTGGCAGCTCGAAA GCGGATGAGATCACAACGGATCTTTTGAAATCAAATGATGGCCAATACAGGGATGGGAAGTTAATGGCAGAGGATGGTGACACGAGCAACCAAAACGGAGATTCTGCAGTAGAAGAGGATGCCATGGTTATTGAGGCGCCATACAATGCTCAAGTAGAAAATGTAATGCCTTCAGAGGATTTGCAGAATGCGTTGACACTTCTAGATAGGAAAAGACTAGAACTG TATACTCGTCTCTGCAGCATGGAAGACACGCTTGCATTATATGAACATGTTTCTGATCGCGTGAGAGATG GTGGTGAAGCTGGTTTTGCTCGTCAGTGCATCGAATATCTTGTAAGCGGGAAAGATCATTTGCTGCTGCAGATTGAAGATCCTACCAACCGTCAACCTCAAAAGCATACCAGATTTTCCAACACCTATCTCCCTGGGATATCATCATGTCAA GACTTGGAATATGCATGTTGCAGAAACAAGTGGAGGCTGCCAAGATACTTCGTGCTGCCTTCCGATGGTAAGTTCGTGGCGGATGTGGTTGTGCATTGCATGGGTGCTGCTCTCTCCTCCAAGGGCAACGCGGACCCCACTCCTCGTGAGGCCCGGGAGTCTGCGGCCGCCCAAATGATCGAGAAAATACGAGCACGCTTGTGA